aaaaaaacggtactgatgaacctcatggcagggcaggaataaagacgcagatgtagagaatggacttgaagacacgggggtGTGGGGGacggggaagctgggatgaactgagagagtagcattgacatgtatacattaccaaatgtaaaatagatggctagtgggaagctgctgcatagcacagggaaatcagcttgatgctttgtgatgacctagaggggcgggatagggagaatgggaaggaggctcaagagggaggggatatggagatatacatatacatagagctgattcactttgctgtacaacagaaactaacacaacattgtaaagcaattatactacaataaagatattaaaaaataaaaaataattaaattaaatgttctCTTTAACTGACCAAAATGTACATATGCTgttttttgagcatttttttaggttttctgtgatctttccttctttcctcccctccccctctccctctgcttTCCTTCCCACCTCTGTTTACCCCTCCATCTCCCTTTCCCTCTGTCTCTTCTGCCATGCTGATGTCATAAGCTTGGATTTGTCTGCTTTCTGGGTGAACAAGCACTGGCAAATCCCAGAGAGTAGGGCTCCAGGAATTAAAGGAGAGGACAAGATCCTTATAAGAGGGACATCCCCAAGAGTGGGGTTATAGCAAATGCCCCTTATTCCACTGTTAGGCTGTGATGGTGGTTACTTCAGCCCTTAGCTAGGGCACCCTGGTCAGCACATTGCCAGGATTCAATGAAGCCAGAGCATTGAAATCATTAAGCAAATTTTCTAATTCTAGAAGCCATATTGGGCCAGCCTtataagggaaaaatatatatagggcCACCTGAGTGGTGTGATCTAAAGGATGTGAAAATGATATCTCTGTTTCAGGATATCTCTCCCAACAGTAGGGCCTTGAAGGGACTGCAGCCTTTCAGAATACCCTATGAAAATGCAAACACCCCAAGAAAGTTCCTTTTAGAGCTCAGTAATGATTCATTGTCCCAAAATGATAGCTGATCAAGGGAAAAGGCCACCTAAGtatgcaaaggaaaagaaataaaatgagaagatagtAAATAtcataaaaagagatgaagggGTGACAAATTTTGACTCCAGAGATGTACTGGGGTAAACTCTGTTCCTATTCCATTGCCAGGTTCTTTGGATCCCAGTCACATGAGTAAGGAGGATTCTTGGAAAGCTTTCCAACTTCTAAAGGAATTGAGAATTCCTGTTGCCCCAGTGCTGTATAGTCTTGATACAAGAAAAGTTTCAACCTGTGCTAAGAAGATAGTGGGTTAAACTTAAAATGCTGCAAGCCCCTAACCATAGGAATAACATGTTGAACAAAACAGACACCAGCGTGGGACTGCCCTCAAGGGGTAGCTGGGCATTGTGCCAGAGGTCTGTGGGGTAACCTGTCCTGTTCACTCTTTCAGGATGGAAGAAGGAGGGGTAGGAGCTTGAGTTGCTTGAAGATGCAGCCTAGCCAGCTTTGAGAAGACCCCAGCAGAAACCTAAAATATTTCAGATTGTACATtgccaacaaaataaaattatgattcTTAGTGCAATGTACAAAGTAGAATTTCATCCTATTCAaactttcccttccctttctccctaaGTTAACAATTAACATATGTAACTTATTAACATAACTGAGCATAACTGTGcagtttttatatcttttaaatggacatttgtcttttttccataaaaattcatttgccagttttttttaaaaaaactcattttacttaaaatgttttcataacCATTCTAAATCTCCATAAATTCCATCATGTTGTGAGTGTAAGGAGAAGGACTAAAGTATAGGAGAAACATGAGAGTTTGGATGTAATTACTTTTCTATTCTTACTTGACTAATTCAGGATATTAAAATTACTCTAGGCATTTTGACAAAAGTAAGTGTAGCTCTTCTTTCCACCAAAATAGAATAATTCTCTATGTTTAGACAGTTTGGAACTTGTACTTAAGGACTTTGAATGTGGTCTTTGCTCCTTAGCAGGGGTGGTGGAGAGGTCCATGCATTTGCCCACTGAATAAATATGTCCATAGGCAAGGCACTATTCAGTGCTTTAGTCCATGGACTTTTTAAACAtctcttttggctgctccacAATCCCTTTGTTAATCATCTCATCTTCATGCTCAGGTGCCTCCAGTTCTAATTCTAGAGCATTATTTTCTAAACTAAATCATCCATAACCCagccaggaagaaaagaaaagccccCGAGTGGTGAAAAATCAAGCTGTAAAATCCATGCACTGGAAATTTCTTCATATGAGAGCCCCTGTTCAGCCCTTACACAATTCTAGCAAGTTTAACTCTCTAGTTTCCCAATTCACAGAtgcttaaaaagaataaattaaaatgatgttTTTGCTGCTATAGCTGCTTATCATCATAGTCAACCTTCACTGGGTATTACGAGCTGCTAGACACTGTGCTAAgccttttaaatgtattatttcattaaatctttGCAATGACTCTATAAAGTTAAATACCACTAatagctccattttacagttttataagctgaattttattttttatttaattttttatataagcTGAATTTTAGACTAAATTTTAGAAGGACTAAATAATTTGCCAAATTTGCCTATACTTAGTATAGAAAGGTATATAGTTAACAGCGTGGAGGGCTATATGACAGTTTCATAGCAAAAGAGTAGAAaaatacaaagtgaaaaaaaattacaagaagtTGGAAAGTATAGCAATTTGGAGGTATTTAATTTGGAGACTGGCCACTTTATACCTCTCAATAGCTTTCAGAAGGCAACATGGTGTTAAACACAGTAAAGGAGCTGGTTTGTGTATGTATGAGCccaaaccattaaaaaataaatcaaattacaCTCAAAGTAATCTACTTAAGAATGGAGAAATAAGTGTAAtgcattctataaatatttatcagatttttttaaattggtaagGTAAATATCAACTGTGTGTTTTGGATTCTCAAAGGGAAGGCTCCAGTTATCTAAAAAATTCACATAACCAGAACACATTATTTCCTGATGATGGTGGTATTTTTATGTGTGTTGTGTTTCTAAAGAATAGAACAACAAAAGGAAGGGAGGTAATATCATTTGATTTGCAAaaggttttacttttcttttcaaaGCCTCTGCATTAAGATTCAGCTTGTCCAGTCTGTCAGTTTGCTGTGGTTTGGGCATATTCCATCACCAGGATTTATCCCATTATGCTGATTAATGTAGAACTGACCATTTTAAAAGGAGACTTTGGACCATGAATAACCTGATGTGTGATTTGATTTGGCCAGAGACAGTTCCTAACCGCACTCCTTACTAGGACAAAAATGAGTCTTACTTGAAATGGCCACATGGCCCATGCCCAGGGTTTGACTGTGATTTGTCATGAGAAGAGAAGGTGAGGTCTTGAGCAAGGTCATTTCTCAAGAGGCCAGCCCTTAGTGGGATACCTGTGTGCTGCCTAGAACACCTGAGTGGCTCAGGGAAGGATGAGAACCCTGGGCCAAGACATTCAGAAGGAGCCAGGGACTCTGCAAGACTGTTACAAGAACCTTTCAACAAAGTTGACCTCCTCTAAAATCTTACCCTATGATACTTTGTCTAGATCTGTCCATGGTAAAATTCCCAAGAAAACATTGCAGGGAGGGACCCTAGGGACTGAGTAGGTGCGTGGGGGAAGGGACTAAGGTGCTGCAGGCTGCTCTCTGAGTAAGAATTAAACAAACAGCCCAGTGTGGATAGAGTGATAGGAGGTTACattagacagaaaaaaaaataaagtcccaaACCACTGTGGTCATTCAGAAATGTTTGCAACTTTTCACAAGGGCAGTGGCATTACTCCCAATTTCCTggccaaatatttattaaagtaacCAAGGGCTGAGTACATGAGGCAGCCTCACATGGGCGCAACATCCTACTTTCCTTGCTGCTCTAAACTGAGAGGTACTGTCAAAAAAAACTCTTCCACACTCAAAATAGCTACGTTACAGAGGAGAGTTGGAACGTGTTCTGGGAGTGGGTGTGTTTGTTTGAGTTCAGTGTATGCAGAAAAGGCAAGCCTCCACAGCCATTCACACACTTCCCTTCTCAGCGATGGGTACGCAGACAGCCAAGCTCCTGGACTAAGTCTCTGAATGGTAATGTACATttataaagattattttcttaactattttgaggcattttataaataatgtgCATGTGTCTGctgagtgcatatatatattttgtcaacttttgcttgttttctcCTGAGGCTGCTCTTGTGTGGTTACTTATGTGGTATGATTTCTGAGGTGTCAGAAAGAGCTCCCCCCTACCTCCTACCCCAGCCACCCAAAAATATCTCTTGGGTTGGCCCACCACAGAACTTAAAATCCCCACATTGCTCAAACATTTGATTTAGTCATTGAAAGCAGCTGTTAAAATCCAAGTGTTACATTGGGATATTAGGCAGACTTTAGAAATTAAAGActatataaaacaggaaaaaatatggagaaattgCTTCTAATATAATGTtcactttcaaaagaaaaatgcaaaataaatacacagatctGGTCAGATGCTGTTCTTAAAATGTCATGGGGTCAGAGCCAGCATATATGACCCAGTTCATGATATGAGCCTATAGTAAAAGAAATCCAGCACTGCTGGGCAAGTTTTGTCATGATTTATTTTGACTGAGTGCTTTCCACAGTTTCTGATCCTCAGATCCCACTCTCTTCACAGTGTATCTGACACCTCCCTTTGCTGAGCTCCGGGGGCTCACAGTGACCTCCTGTTAATCAACCTTGGTGGGGCCCAAATCCCCACTTTCTGGAAAACTCAAGGAGCCTGATATCTGCCTGTGAGGAGCTTTTAGAAAGACCTCACAAGCACTCACCCACTCTCTCTTGGCAGCAAACTGCCAAACCAAGTCCATTTCCTCAAAAGATGGTGGAGGACTTAGCAGCCTCCTATATTGCTCTGAAATTGGAGAATGAAATTCTGCAGGCTCAAGTGCAGCGGCTGATGGATGAAAATGCTGCCTTGCAGTCCCAGATCCCAGAGCTCCAGAAGTCCCAAGCAGCCAAAGAGGATGAACCACTCCAGAAACCCTCAGAGGCCCAGGAGACCCAGAGACCCCCAGAGACCCTGGATTTCCCAGCAGCTATGGAACCCCAAGAGCCCCCAGAGGTCAAGGAGCCCCAGAAGCCCAGAGAGTCTCAGGACCTCCCATCCTGGGAGCCCTCAGCAGCCCAGGAGCCCCAGAAATCCTTGGAGCCCCCAGCAGATCCAGAGTCCCTGGAGCCCCCAGGAACCCAGGATCCCCAGGCACCTCCAATGGTCCACAAGCTCGCAGGAGCCTGGGAATCCCATAAGCCCTCAGAGGCCAAGGAGCCTCAGAAGCTCCCAACGGCCCAGGAGGTCCAGAAGCCCACAGAATTCAAGGAGGTTCAGGATGCCCCAGCAGGCCAGGAGACCCAGAATTCAGAGCTCCAGGATCCCCCAAATGCCCAGGAGCTCCAGGAGGCACCAAAATGCCAGGACACATCAACACACCTGGAGTCCCTTGAGTTTCTTGCCCCCCAGGAGCTCCGGGATCCTTCAGATGCCCAGGAGTTCCTAGGACTCTTAACACCCAAGGAGTCCCTGGACAGCCTAACAGCTGCTGAAACATCAGCAGCTTCAGAGTTTCCACAGTCTTCCAATAGGTTAGAGGCTGAAACTTTCCCTCTAGAATACCCTTTAGTCTTCAATGGGGATGCCCAGAAGCTTCCTGAGTTTCTGGTTCAATTGAATAGCTACATGAGAGTCAGAGGGCACCTGTATCCCACTGAAGCAGCTCTGGTAAGCTTTGTTGGCAACCGCTTCTCAGGTGAAGCAGGAAAGTGGTTCCAGCCCTTAGTAGATATCCAAAGTCCCTTGCTGGAGCAATTTGAAAGTTTCATACAAGTGCTCCAAGATACTTTTGACAATCCAGAAAACATGGAAGATGCCAACCACCGCATCCGTAAGCTCTGCCAAGGGGAGGACCATGTCCACCAGTATGCGACCCACTTCCACATCATCGCTCAAGAGCTAAACTGGGATGAAAGCACTCTCTGCATCCAATTTCAGGAAGGGCTTGCCAGTTCTATCCGAGATGAACTGTCTCGCACAAACCCAGCCACCAACCTATCTGATCTGATCACCCAATGCATCACGCTAGAAGAGAAGTTAAGTGGTAAGCCTGATCTAAGTCCACAAGAGGCAAGTCCCTCTCAGGAGAAAGCTGGGTCTGATAGTCCACCAGCTGAAAACCAGCCTGTGCAGGCTTCAAGCAATCGCCCACACCTCAGTGAAGCTGAACGAGTCCGCCGCCGTGAAGGCCACTTGTGCCTCTACTGTGGTTATCCTGGTCATTTTGCCAGAGATTGCCCTGTCAAGCCTCATCGTGCCCAGCAGGCGGGAAACATCGAGGCCCGGCGGTAAGGGGGAACCCGGGCGGGCCAATCTACAAATATGCCTCCCCCTCACTTCCAATATCCATGTCTCGTATTCTATGGCTTACTGTTGAAATCCGACTGGGAAGACGACAGTTTTTCGAGCAAGCGATGGTGGATTCAGGCTCCTACAGAAACAGCATTGACCATTCTGTGGTTCTTCGAGAGAAGCTGCCCATCCGCAATAACATCTTTCCTCTGATGCTCGAAACCGTAGATGGCCGTCCGTTGATTAATGGACCCATAACCAAGGAAACACCACCTGTTGAAGTTAAAATTGGAAACCACGTTGAAGAGCTCCAGTTTGACATTATTCATGCACCAAGGTACCCTCTGATTCTTGGAATCCACTGGCTTGAAACACACGATCCTAACATCGAGTGGAGTACCCGCACTGTGTCCTTTCCATCCCCTTATTGTCACTACAATTGCTTCAGGCACAGGTGGAATAGAAGACGACGTGATGAAATAATTGCTGGGTAGATCCTATGTCCTAGTGACTGCTCCTAACAACCTGTCTTCTGTTACCTCAGCTGTCATCAGCGTTTGCTGCTCCCAGAATCTTCCACTAAATCTCTGGCAATGAACTAAGGCTACCTGTACAACAACCCTGCCTCTCGGATCATGGACTGAACCTGACGACTttgagctgcttttttttttcccaccaacCCTGCATGCCCCCTTCTTTGAACCCTGCATTAATGTGGGGATGTTTTAATTACAATTTATACTAACAATATGCATGAGAGTAGATAATAGAAACTAACATTGAAAAAGTATAGTTGTTAGACCAACTTGATTTTTTCCTTATCAAGATTTTCTTTATCACAACAACCGCAACATCttttcaataaagaaaataaatttgcaagtgatatttttaaaaattcaataaacatGGGCAATTTCTACTAGTGTTTTAATTCTTTCTTGGATTAGCTGAGGGAAGAGAATAAGACAGAAGtaagttgggagggagggagggaattggAAGAGTCTCAAAACTTGAATATTCCAGGACTAGTGACAGGTCAGTGAGTGATGGGGTATATAGGGGAGATGGAGAAAGTTGGGGACTGGTTGGAGCAGAGGGAGATTGGATGAGGTATGGAGGGATTAGAGAGAGGATAGAGGGAAAGTTGAGAAGAGGGTTTGGGGGAAATTGAAAGGAGGTTAAAAAGGGTTCAGGGGAGAGCTAGGGGGTGCtgagggcaggggtgtggggaggggtaaATTCCTACAAAAATAAAGGGTGCGTTGACAGAGACACTGAGTAGCTTCGAAAGCAACCTTCTTGGACTTCATAAGTTAACGaaagaaaggccctggagaagGTAATAAGACCCCTCAGTGACCCAGCTTTCCTGGTAAAGTGACAAGATCTTATTCCCTGCAGCAGGAAAATTTGCCCTAGAGCTTATGCATGTTAATCTGTTCTTGTCGAGGCACAGGAGTAGGGTGGAAGGACACAGGAGTAGGGTGGAAGGAATCAGCTTTCAACACATGCAGATCATTAGTAGCCAACTGTACGTGCTCTGCTAGCCATGCTGCTTGCATGACACACAGGAAGAGTCAAGTCTAGGAACTTATGTTCTTATGGACCTGAGAGGGGCTATTGTCCTGACTTAAGTCACACAAACAGATGAACTACAGGGTTGTAGGGGTGGATGGAGGGGGCTGGATTTCCAGGTCTCCAGGAATTTCCAGAGATGTGAGGAGTATGTTTCCTCTGTGTTTCCAACTCTCCTTTGGGAGTCTTTTTCTGAGGCCACTTGAAGGAGATTTTGCCTCTTACTTAAACAAATAATCAAATATATGATCATAACCCTAGAAGGAGATAGGTGAGGAACTTACCATTCATTGAGCCCCTAATATCTTCCAGCTACATCAGGCATATTATACTCATtaattgtttccttatttctcagAACAACCCCGTGAAGTAGGTATGTTTGCTCCTATTTTATCAATGAGCAAACAGAGCTCCA
Above is a window of Mesoplodon densirostris isolate mMesDen1 chromosome X, mMesDen1 primary haplotype, whole genome shotgun sequence DNA encoding:
- the RTL3 gene encoding retrotransposon Gag-like protein 3 isoform X1; translated protein: MVEDLAASYIALKLENEILQAQVQRLMDENAALQSQIPELQKSQAAKEDEPLQKPSEAQETQRPPETLDFPAAMEPQEPPEVKEPQKPRESQDLPSWEPSAAQEPQKSLEPPADPESLEPPGTQDPQAPPMVHKLAGAWESHKPSEAKEPQKLPTAQEVQKPTEFKEVQDAPAGQETQNSELQDPPNAQELQEAPKCQDTSTHLESLEFLAPQELRDPSDAQEFLGLLTPKESLDSLTAAETSAASEFPQSSNRLEAETFPLEYPLVFNGDAQKLPEFLVQLNSYMRVRGHLYPTEAALVSFVGNRFSGEAGKWFQPLVDIQSPLLEQFESFIQVLQDTFDNPENMEDANHRIRKLCQGEDHVHQYATHFHIIAQELNWDESTLCIQFQEGLASSIRDELSRTNPATNLSDLITQCITLEEKLSGKPDLSPQEASPSQEKAGSDSPPAENQPVQASSNRPHLSEAERVRRREGHLCLYCGYPGHFARDCPVKPHRAQQAGNIEARR
- the RTL3 gene encoding retrotransposon Gag-like protein 3 isoform X2; this encodes MVEDLAASYIALKLENEILQAQVQRLMDENAALQSQIPELQKSQAAKEDEPLQKPSEAQETQRPPETLDFPAAMEPQEPPEVKEPQKPRESQDLPSWEPSAAQEPQKSLEPPADPESLEPPGTQDPQAPPMVHKLAGAWESHKPSEVQDAPAGQETQNSELQDPPNAQELQEAPKCQDTSTHLESLEFLAPQELRDPSDAQEFLGLLTPKESLDSLTAAETSAASEFPQSSNRLEAETFPLEYPLVFNGDAQKLPEFLVQLNSYMRVRGHLYPTEAALVSFVGNRFSGEAGKWFQPLVDIQSPLLEQFESFIQVLQDTFDNPENMEDANHRIRKLCQGEDHVHQYATHFHIIAQELNWDESTLCIQFQEGLASSIRDELSRTNPATNLSDLITQCITLEEKLSGKPDLSPQEASPSQEKAGSDSPPAENQPVQASSNRPHLSEAERVRRREGHLCLYCGYPGHFARDCPVKPHRAQQAGNIEARR